Proteins encoded by one window of Pelmatolapia mariae isolate MD_Pm_ZW linkage group LG14, Pm_UMD_F_2, whole genome shotgun sequence:
- the ssr3 gene encoding translocon-associated protein subunit gamma, which produces MAPKSSNKQQSEEDLLLQDFSRNLSAKSTALFYGNALIVSAIPIWLFWRIWHMDLVQSAVLYAVMTLVSTYLVAFAYKNVKFVLKHKVAQKREDAVSKEVTRKLSEADNRKMSRKEKDERILWKKNEVADYEATTFSIFYNNTLFLVLVIIASFFLLKNFNPTVNYILSISASSGLIALLSTGSK; this is translated from the exons ATGGCTCCCAAAAGCAGCAACAAGCAGCAGTCAGAAGAAGATCTTCTCCTTCAGGACTTCAGCAGAAACTTGTCGGCAAAGTCCACAGCTCTGTTTTATGGAAATGCACTCATCGTTTCTGCCATCCCCATCT GGCTGTTTTGGAGGATCTGGCATATGGACCTGGTCCAGTCTGCAGTTCTGTATGCTGTGATGACTCTGGTCAGCACCTACTTGGTTGCTTTTGCCTACAAGAACGTCAAGTTTGTGCTCAAACACAA GGTCGCACAGAAACGTGAGGATGCTGTTTCAAAGGAGGTAACCAGGAAGTTGTCTGAGGCTGACAACCGCAAGATGTCCCGCAAGGAGAAAGACGAGAG AATTCTGTGGAAGAAGAACGAGGTCGCTGACTACGAGGCCACCACCTTCTCCATCTTCTACAACAACACACTCTTCCTGGTTCTCGTCATCATCGCCTCTTTCTTCCTGCTCAAGAACTTCAACCCCACCGT CAACTACATTCTGTCCATCAGTGCCTCTTCAGGACTCATTGCTTTGCTTTCCACCGGCTCCAAGTAA